A region from the Rufibacter sp. DG15C genome encodes:
- a CDS encoding zinc dependent phospholipase C family protein, which yields MSRVLLLFSLLFTAVTSAGAWGFYAHQRINRQAVFTLPPEMIGFYKQHVAYLTEQAVAPDKRRYAVPEEGARHFIDLDVYGDSAAHKLPRNWEAAVEQFTLDSLQRHGIVPWHINLMQYQLTEAFKQHDVQRILRISAELGHYVADACVPLHTTKNYNGQFTNQRGIHGLWESRLPELWSQGYDFFLGPPQLLKSPSRTSWEIVARSNAALDSVFTFELQVTQRLAEDKKYSLEERGSTTVKVYSREFSKEYHQALQGQVERQMRLATHLVASYWYTAWVNAGQPDLKHLQPLTPEQRQQLEADKVTFQTGEHEDR from the coding sequence ATGTCACGAGTATTGCTGCTGTTCTCACTCCTTTTTACGGCTGTCACGTCTGCAGGGGCGTGGGGATTTTACGCCCACCAGCGCATCAATCGGCAGGCGGTCTTCACCTTGCCGCCAGAGATGATAGGTTTCTACAAACAGCACGTGGCCTACCTCACAGAACAAGCCGTGGCCCCCGACAAACGCCGCTATGCCGTGCCCGAGGAAGGCGCCCGCCACTTCATTGACCTGGACGTCTACGGCGACAGCGCCGCCCACAAGCTGCCGCGCAACTGGGAGGCCGCCGTGGAGCAGTTCACGTTGGATAGCCTGCAACGGCACGGCATCGTGCCCTGGCACATCAACCTTATGCAGTACCAACTCACCGAGGCTTTCAAGCAACATGATGTGCAACGCATTTTAAGAATTTCCGCGGAACTAGGACATTACGTGGCAGACGCCTGCGTGCCTTTGCACACCACCAAGAACTACAACGGCCAGTTCACCAATCAACGCGGCATCCATGGCCTCTGGGAGAGCCGCCTCCCCGAACTCTGGAGCCAGGGCTATGACTTCTTTTTAGGTCCGCCTCAATTGCTCAAAAGCCCCAGCCGCACCTCCTGGGAGATCGTAGCCCGCTCCAACGCTGCCCTGGATTCTGTCTTCACATTTGAGCTGCAAGTGACCCAGCGCTTAGCCGAGGACAAGAAATACAGCCTGGAGGAACGCGGCAGCACCACCGTCAAAGTCTATTCCAGGGAGTTCAGCAAGGAGTACCACCAGGCCCTGCAGGGACAAGTAGAGCGCCAGATGCGCTTAGCCACGCACCTGGTGGCCAGCTACTGGTACACCGCCTGGGTCAATGCCGGCCAACCCGATCTCAAGCACCTGCAGCCCCTCACCCCAGAACAGCGCCAGCAACTAGAGGCAGACAAAGTCACCTTCCAAACTGGCGAGCACGAGGACCGGTGA
- a CDS encoding glyoxalase superfamily protein produces the protein MATITPIFRIFDYQKALEFYVSWLGFKVDWEDKPDNAPHYLQVSLQDMHLHLTEHHGDCTPGARAYISLFKDLKEYHHQLLAKPYKFNRPELEATTLGGNTLAMEVIDPFGNRLTFHGR, from the coding sequence ATGGCTACCATCACCCCTATTTTCAGGATATTTGATTACCAGAAGGCTCTTGAGTTCTACGTCTCTTGGCTGGGCTTTAAAGTAGACTGGGAAGACAAGCCTGACAATGCGCCACATTATTTACAGGTCTCCCTGCAAGACATGCACCTGCACCTCACCGAGCACCACGGCGACTGCACCCCCGGCGCCCGGGCCTACATCAGCCTCTTCAAAGACCTCAAGGAATACCACCACCAACTCCTGGCCAAGCCTTACAAGTTCAACCGACCAGAACTAGAAGCCACCACCCTAGGCGGCAACACGCTCGCCATGGAAGTGATAGACCCGTTTGGAAACAGGCTGACGTTTCATGGGAGGTAG
- a CDS encoding TonB-dependent receptor has protein sequence MKHFFLTLLLSFYLFPSASWAQQLVTGKVLEAQTRKPLAGAAVANTSTGVGAVTDAQGRFSLELPAGQTEVTASVLGYRPVTVTVQDASQELLILLNPDNTRLREVVVTGYETRRPLQESAGAIGVLSSKELQRFSENTLVPALNTLPGVRMEERATASYRLSIRGSSLRAPFGVRNVKVYLNEIPLVEANGTIPLNLLDAATIGNVEVIKGPAGSVYGAGTGGTVLLETAKLTESSVMAGGLVGSYGLRRGFAGASVATEKSNLLLRYDRQTLDGYREQSAMDRQTVLVSGQFYPSQKQTFSFHALYSDLYYELPGALTREQYEANPRQARQLNKDQNASINLDGLNLGLVHSYQFNDRWSNSTSLFGVFSFLNHPFTNDYERNTNQSLGGRTRTTYRTQVAELPTRFVLGAEGQRSFVNSRHYQNVKGTAGTLSFDDEVVATQGFVFGQAEVELPAQFILTLGGSLNALQYDLTRVTTGSTGLGSQNSRGFNPQFSPRAALVKVFSPQLSAHASISAGFSPPTEAEVRPSDGSFNTALQPEKGTNYELGIRGNLFNQRLTYDVVGFRLNLSETILIQSTPQDIDVFQNAGATRQQGIEAAFGFAVVQAPEQPLSLLKLWSAYTYNHFRFRNYQPNDQNFSGNTLTGTPEHVLTAGLDVESGLGFYLNATGNYTSDIPLNDANTVFADSYLVLGGRGGYRKAFAQTWHLDVYGGVDNATDELYSLGNDLNGFGNRYFQAAPGRSFYGGVQLRKSF, from the coding sequence ATGAAACACTTCTTCCTGACACTGCTTCTGTCCTTCTATCTTTTCCCCTCTGCTTCTTGGGCGCAACAACTGGTAACTGGAAAGGTGCTGGAGGCGCAGACCAGAAAACCCTTAGCTGGCGCGGCAGTCGCAAACACAAGCACGGGCGTGGGAGCGGTGACAGATGCCCAAGGGCGGTTCTCATTGGAGTTGCCAGCCGGTCAAACGGAAGTGACGGCCTCGGTTCTCGGCTATAGGCCGGTTACCGTGACGGTGCAGGACGCTTCGCAAGAACTGCTCATTTTGTTAAATCCAGACAATACCCGGTTGCGCGAAGTGGTGGTGACCGGCTATGAAACCCGCCGGCCGTTGCAGGAAAGCGCTGGAGCCATTGGGGTGCTTTCCAGCAAGGAGCTGCAACGCTTCTCAGAGAATACTCTAGTACCCGCGCTCAACACCCTGCCCGGCGTGCGCATGGAAGAGAGGGCCACCGCCAGTTACCGCTTGTCCATTAGGGGCAGCAGTCTGCGGGCGCCGTTTGGCGTGCGCAATGTGAAGGTGTACCTCAACGAGATTCCCCTGGTAGAAGCCAATGGCACCATTCCCTTGAACCTGCTGGACGCCGCCACCATTGGCAACGTAGAAGTCATTAAAGGTCCCGCCGGAAGCGTCTACGGCGCCGGCACCGGGGGAACAGTCCTGCTGGAAACAGCCAAACTCACCGAAAGCAGTGTGATGGCCGGCGGTTTGGTAGGTTCTTACGGCTTGCGCCGAGGGTTTGCAGGCGCCAGCGTGGCTACCGAGAAATCTAACCTACTCTTGCGCTATGATAGACAGACCCTAGACGGCTACCGCGAGCAAAGTGCCATGGACCGGCAGACGGTGTTGGTGTCGGGGCAGTTTTACCCAAGCCAGAAGCAGACCTTCTCTTTTCATGCGCTGTACTCAGACTTGTACTATGAACTGCCGGGTGCGCTCACCCGCGAGCAATATGAGGCCAACCCGCGCCAAGCCCGGCAATTGAACAAAGACCAGAACGCGTCCATTAACCTGGACGGCCTGAACCTGGGCTTGGTGCATAGCTATCAGTTCAATGACCGTTGGAGTAATAGCACCAGTCTCTTTGGCGTCTTCAGCTTCTTGAACCACCCCTTCACCAACGACTACGAGCGCAACACCAACCAAAGCCTGGGCGGCAGAACGCGCACTACCTACCGGACGCAAGTAGCTGAGTTGCCCACCCGCTTTGTCTTGGGCGCCGAGGGTCAGCGCAGTTTCGTCAATTCGCGCCATTACCAGAACGTGAAAGGTACCGCTGGCACGCTGTCTTTTGACGACGAAGTAGTGGCCACGCAAGGCTTCGTCTTCGGGCAGGCTGAAGTGGAGTTGCCCGCGCAGTTTATCCTGACACTGGGCGGAAGTCTAAATGCGTTACAATATGATTTGACCCGCGTAACCACTGGCAGCACGGGCCTAGGTTCCCAAAACAGCCGGGGCTTTAATCCGCAGTTCTCACCCAGAGCGGCCTTGGTGAAGGTCTTTTCGCCGCAGCTCTCAGCGCACGCCAGCATCAGTGCCGGCTTCTCACCGCCCACCGAGGCCGAAGTACGTCCCTCTGACGGAAGTTTCAACACCGCCCTGCAACCCGAGAAAGGCACTAACTATGAACTAGGCATCCGGGGGAATTTATTCAATCAGCGCCTGACCTATGACGTGGTTGGGTTTAGGTTGAACCTCTCAGAAACCATTCTCATTCAAAGCACGCCACAGGACATTGACGTGTTCCAGAACGCCGGGGCCACCCGTCAGCAGGGGATAGAAGCCGCCTTCGGTTTTGCCGTGGTGCAAGCCCCGGAGCAACCGTTGAGTCTGCTTAAATTGTGGAGCGCCTACACCTACAACCATTTTCGGTTCAGAAACTATCAGCCCAATGACCAGAACTTCTCGGGCAACACCCTCACCGGCACGCCTGAGCACGTGTTAACGGCAGGACTTGATGTAGAAAGCGGTTTAGGTTTTTACCTGAACGCAACGGGTAATTATACCAGTGACATACCACTCAACGACGCCAACACGGTCTTTGCAGATTCTTACCTGGTACTAGGCGGAAGAGGCGGCTACAGAAAGGCCTTCGCGCAGACCTGGCACTTGGATGTGTACGGCGGTGTAGACAATGCCACGGATGAGCTGTACAGCCTGGGCAATGACTTAAACGGCTTCGGGAACCGGTATTTTCAGGCTGCTCCTGGCCGAAGTTTCTATGGAGGAGTACAGTTGAGGAAGAGTTTTTAA
- a CDS encoding serine hydrolase encodes MTFSIPPRFLRRQLLLVALLLTAPFWAKAQADFQKLDAYYQKALKDWNVPGMAIAIVKNDSIVFAKGYGVLDQQKGGGVDVNTVFGIASNTKAYTAAALAILVDEGKLKWDDKVIKYLPWLQLYDPFVTKEVNIKDLLSHRMGYQTFSGDLLWYNTTFSRKEILERAKYLKPTYGFRDGYGYSNLGFIAAGQVIEAISGQSWEQFVQERIIQPLGMTRTYTSVNQLNGVANVATPHANPEKENGKPVPTVLTAWDNWNPAAGIFTNVLQDAKWLKLQLNRGTYNGKRIFSEASSHMMWTLHNSTPVPAQAQTINPSTHFSGAGLGWMLNDYQGRKIVVHGGGHEGMNSRTVLVPEEKLGIVILTNSMSSIMAPIATYTVDQFLGITNGRDWSQFNLDLAAKAHAAQKEAEAKKPKEKAEKIKNARDMDAYVGTFHSPMYGDAVVTLQNNKLVLNLPSAPALGGELTFWKQDIFHLNWKNNFALLTPTNVRFLPGPDGTLTELRLDANNPDFHFSELEFTRVK; translated from the coding sequence ATGACCTTTTCTATCCCTCCAAGATTTTTACGCAGACAGCTTCTCTTAGTAGCCTTGCTGCTCACGGCGCCGTTCTGGGCAAAGGCGCAGGCCGACTTCCAGAAACTGGATGCCTATTACCAGAAAGCCCTCAAAGACTGGAACGTGCCGGGCATGGCCATTGCCATCGTCAAGAATGACTCCATCGTGTTTGCCAAAGGCTACGGCGTGCTGGACCAGCAGAAAGGCGGCGGCGTGGACGTGAACACCGTCTTCGGGATTGCCTCCAACACCAAGGCCTACACGGCAGCGGCGCTGGCCATTCTGGTGGATGAGGGTAAACTGAAGTGGGACGACAAGGTGATTAAGTACCTGCCCTGGCTCCAGTTGTATGATCCGTTTGTGACCAAGGAAGTCAATATCAAAGACCTCTTGAGCCACCGCATGGGCTACCAGACGTTCTCCGGGGACTTGCTTTGGTACAACACCACCTTCTCTAGAAAAGAAATTTTGGAGCGCGCCAAGTACCTTAAACCCACCTATGGCTTTAGAGACGGCTACGGCTACTCCAACCTGGGCTTTATTGCCGCCGGGCAGGTGATTGAGGCCATCTCGGGGCAGTCCTGGGAGCAGTTTGTGCAGGAGCGCATCATCCAGCCGCTGGGCATGACCCGCACCTATACCAGCGTGAACCAGTTGAATGGCGTGGCCAACGTAGCCACGCCCCATGCCAACCCTGAGAAAGAAAACGGCAAACCCGTACCCACCGTGCTGACTGCCTGGGACAACTGGAATCCCGCCGCCGGTATTTTCACCAACGTGCTGCAAGACGCCAAATGGCTGAAACTTCAATTGAACCGGGGCACCTACAACGGCAAGCGCATTTTCTCTGAAGCCTCCAGCCACATGATGTGGACGCTGCATAACTCTACGCCAGTTCCGGCGCAGGCGCAAACCATCAACCCTTCCACTCACTTCTCAGGCGCGGGCCTGGGTTGGATGCTCAATGACTACCAAGGCCGCAAGATTGTGGTACACGGCGGCGGCCACGAGGGCATGAACAGCCGCACGGTGCTGGTGCCCGAAGAAAAGCTAGGCATTGTCATTTTGACCAACAGCATGAGCAGCATCATGGCGCCCATTGCCACCTACACCGTAGACCAATTCCTGGGCATCACCAACGGCCGCGACTGGAGCCAGTTCAACCTGGACCTAGCCGCCAAGGCCCACGCCGCCCAAAAAGAAGCTGAAGCCAAAAAACCGAAGGAAAAAGCAGAGAAAATCAAAAACGCCCGTGACATGGACGCCTACGTGGGTACGTTCCACAGCCCCATGTACGGAGACGCCGTGGTCACTTTGCAAAACAATAAACTGGTATTGAACTTACCCTCAGCACCAGCCTTAGGCGGGGAGCTTACCTTCTGGAAACAGGACATCTTCCACCTGAACTGGAAAAACAACTTTGCGCTCTTGACGCCTACCAACGTGCGGTTCCTACCCGGCCCAGACGGCACCTTGACCGAGTTGAGGCTAGACGCCAACAACCCAGACTTCCACTTCTCAGAACTGGAGTTCACCCGGGTAAAATAG
- the def gene encoding peptide deformylase, whose amino-acid sequence MIYPIVAYGDPVLRAKAKDIALDAPELPKLIEDMFETMYHAHGVGLAAPQIGKSVRLFVIDSTPFMEDEDKDKGVKKAFINPVILEESGEEWGFDEGCLSIPGVREEVWRQEYVKIQYQDLDGKTHVEQFDDLTARVIQHEYDHIEGILFTDHLSGLKKRLLKGKLTKISKGDVDADYRMKFAGMNKR is encoded by the coding sequence ATGATCTACCCTATTGTTGCCTACGGCGATCCGGTTCTAAGAGCCAAAGCCAAAGACATAGCCCTTGACGCTCCCGAGCTACCTAAGCTCATAGAAGACATGTTTGAGACCATGTACCACGCCCACGGCGTAGGTTTGGCTGCTCCGCAGATTGGCAAGAGCGTGCGTCTGTTTGTGATTGACTCCACCCCGTTCATGGAAGACGAGGACAAAGACAAAGGCGTGAAGAAAGCGTTCATTAACCCCGTGATTCTGGAAGAGTCCGGCGAGGAGTGGGGCTTTGACGAAGGCTGCCTGAGCATACCCGGCGTGCGCGAAGAAGTTTGGCGCCAGGAGTACGTCAAGATTCAGTACCAGGACCTGGACGGCAAGACCCACGTGGAGCAGTTTGATGATTTGACGGCTCGTGTGATTCAGCATGAGTATGACCACATTGAAGGCATCCTGTTCACCGACCACCTGTCTGGCCTCAAGAAGCGCCTCTTAAAAGGCAAGCTCACCAAAATCTCCAAAGGAGACGTAGATGCCGACTACCGCATGAAATTTGCCGGTATGAACAAACGGTAA
- a CDS encoding S41 family peptidase translates to MAEKIKNSTFQIRLPLFLGLAVALGVLLGATIFRPSASNPEGTARGYLKFREILSYIDREYVDTVNTEELSEYAIAQMLEKLDPHSSYIPAKELSLAKSYLESDFDGIGVEFNIFRDTLYVIAPMSGGPSEQVGIQAGDKIIKVDNESMTGGNLTTEKVFAKLRGPRNSKVTLTILRRGEKKPIAFNVTRRKIPSVSVDVGYMVDDQTGYIKVSRFSNGTYDEFKQKLTGLKKQGMKRLVLDLRDNPGGYLDHATRMADEFISGTKKLVYTDGKGSKYDADYYARARGDFESGDLVVLVNEGSASASEILAGALQDHDRALIVGRRSFGKGLVQVPISLSDGGELRLTISRYYTPSGRSIQKPYSPETSDDYENELEERYKHGEFFSQDSIKFNDSLKYKTDKGRLVYGGGGIMPDVFVPRDTMEYTNLLVELYRKNVLREYALTYYRDHKKELEKMPLPQFKSTFTVTDAMVQSMLKDASLAGVKVDSKELQRSNRVIKNNLKAFVARSIYQADGFYPVLNELDADFQKALNSFGQARQISLGK, encoded by the coding sequence ATGGCTGAAAAGATTAAAAATTCCACTTTCCAAATACGGTTACCGCTCTTTCTAGGCTTGGCGGTGGCATTGGGCGTTTTGCTGGGGGCTACCATTTTCAGGCCCAGCGCCAGCAACCCAGAAGGCACGGCCCGCGGCTACCTTAAGTTCAGGGAGATCCTCAGCTACATAGACCGCGAGTACGTGGACACCGTCAACACCGAGGAGTTGTCTGAGTACGCCATTGCCCAAATGCTGGAAAAGCTGGACCCGCATTCGTCTTATATTCCGGCCAAAGAACTGAGCCTGGCCAAGTCTTACTTAGAAAGCGATTTTGACGGCATTGGCGTGGAGTTTAACATCTTTAGAGACACGCTGTACGTAATTGCGCCCATGAGCGGCGGACCTTCTGAGCAAGTAGGCATTCAGGCCGGTGACAAGATCATCAAAGTAGACAACGAGAGCATGACCGGCGGAAACCTGACCACGGAGAAGGTCTTCGCCAAGCTGCGCGGTCCCCGCAACTCAAAAGTGACCCTGACCATCCTACGCCGCGGCGAGAAAAAACCGATTGCCTTCAACGTGACGCGCCGCAAGATTCCGTCTGTATCTGTAGACGTGGGGTACATGGTAGATGACCAGACCGGATATATCAAAGTGAGCCGCTTCTCTAACGGCACCTATGACGAGTTTAAGCAGAAGCTCACGGGCCTGAAAAAACAAGGCATGAAGCGTCTGGTGCTGGACCTACGGGATAATCCCGGCGGCTACCTGGACCATGCCACGCGCATGGCTGATGAATTTATCTCGGGCACCAAGAAACTAGTGTACACAGACGGCAAAGGCTCTAAATATGATGCTGACTACTACGCCCGCGCCCGCGGCGACTTTGAAAGCGGTGACCTGGTGGTGTTGGTGAACGAAGGCAGCGCTAGTGCCTCAGAGATTCTGGCCGGCGCCCTGCAGGACCATGACCGTGCCCTGATTGTGGGCAGGCGCTCTTTTGGCAAAGGTTTGGTGCAGGTGCCCATCTCTCTGTCAGACGGCGGCGAGTTGCGCTTGACCATCTCCAGGTACTACACGCCTAGCGGTCGTTCCATCCAGAAACCGTACAGCCCAGAGACCTCAGACGACTATGAAAACGAGTTGGAGGAGCGCTACAAGCACGGCGAGTTCTTCAGCCAAGACAGCATCAAGTTTAATGACTCTTTGAAGTACAAGACAGACAAAGGCCGTTTAGTGTATGGCGGCGGCGGGATTATGCCAGACGTGTTCGTGCCGAGGGATACCATGGAGTATACCAACCTGCTGGTAGAACTGTACCGCAAGAACGTACTACGTGAGTATGCCTTGACTTACTACAGAGATCATAAGAAAGAACTGGAGAAAATGCCGTTACCGCAGTTTAAGTCAACCTTTACGGTCACGGACGCCATGGTGCAGAGCATGTTAAAAGACGCCAGTCTGGCCGGGGTAAAAGTAGACTCGAAAGAACTACAGCGCTCTAACAGAGTCATCAAGAACAATTTGAAAGCCTTTGTGGCCAGAAGCATTTATCAGGCTGATGGCTTCTATCCAGTACTCAACGAACTGGATGCTGATTTCCAGAAGGCGCTGAACTCCTTTGGGCAGGCCAGGCAAATTAGTTTAGGAAAATAA
- the ruvX gene encoding Holliday junction resolvase RuvX — protein sequence MGRILAIDYGVKRVGIAVTDPLQLIASALDTVHAQDVLAFLTSYVQKEEVDLFVVGMPVHLDGNATNNTQHVVGFIRKLQKQFPEIPVVTHDERFTSRMAFQTMVDMGLGKKARANKETVDKISATIILQSYLESRQYL from the coding sequence ATGGGACGCATTCTGGCGATTGATTATGGAGTGAAGCGCGTGGGGATAGCCGTCACGGACCCTTTGCAGCTCATCGCCTCGGCGCTGGACACGGTGCACGCCCAGGACGTGCTGGCTTTTTTGACTAGCTATGTGCAAAAGGAGGAGGTAGACCTGTTTGTGGTGGGCATGCCTGTGCACCTGGACGGAAACGCCACCAACAACACCCAGCACGTGGTTGGTTTCATCAGAAAGCTGCAGAAACAGTTCCCAGAGATACCCGTGGTCACCCATGATGAACGCTTTACCTCCAGAATGGCGTTTCAGACCATGGTAGACATGGGCCTGGGTAAAAAAGCCCGTGCTAACAAAGAGACGGTGGACAAGATTAGCGCCACCATTATTTTACAGAGTTATTTAGAGAGCAGACAATACTTATGA
- a CDS encoding M16 family metallopeptidase has translation MAASSQKGGTRLVEKVTRKNGELVIPYEKYVLPNGLTVVVHEDHSDPIVHVDVTYHVGSAREEVGKSGFAHFFEHMMFQGSDNVADEQHFKIVSQSGGTLNGTTNRDRTNYFETVPSNQLETAMWLEADRMGFLLDAVTQKKFEVQRETVKNERGQNYDNRPYGLVYEKASAALYPYGHPYSWTTIGYIEDLNRVNVNDLKNFFLRWYGPNNATLTVGGDVTPAQVVKLAEKYFGSIPKGPEVKNMKLAAPVLTQDRYISYEDNIRFPMLQMTFPTVPNYHPDEVPLDVLAEIIGGGKTSILYQNLTKAQKAVQASAGHPASELAGEFTLTVLPLPGNSLADMEKELRNALVEFEKRGVTDEDLERFKSSYEAGIMNSLSSVSGKTSTLAANQTFTGNPNFLTNQLKAHRAVTKADVMRVYNQYLKGKKAVLLSVVPKGKPEMVAKADNFKVDPSGYKAPADQYSGLKYVKAKDTFDRSKIPAAGANPVITVPPFWKQNLTNGIKVIGAKNDEVPTVTLLFTLQGGHKLEAHDPSKAGIASMVASLLNEDSEKFTAEEISSKMEKLGASINFGSGAESMTVSVQTPMKNLDATLALLEERMLHPRFSQDDFDRLKKQRLEAIKNQSTQPTVIANNVYNKMLYGEGHIQAIPVIGTIQTVESISLEDVKKFYQNYFSPSVTNLVVVGDVDQNQIMPKLAFLNKWAPKAVAMPADKTPTGVDKTKIFIVDKEKAAQSEIRIGYMAMPYDATGEYYKASLMNYVLGGAFNSRINLNLREDKGYTYGAGSYFSGTETSGPYTAYAGVRSNVSDSAVVEFMKEIKRFREEGITDEELAFMRSAIGQSDARKYETSFQKASFLNNMLRYNLDADYVAKQNQILQTITKEEINALAKKYLPVEKMNIMLVGDKASIKPGLEKLGYEVVELDPEGVVVAKAAAVAPPVEVKKEEPKKGRKAKDTVGRSF, from the coding sequence ATGGCGGCCTCTTCCCAAAAGGGCGGAACGCGCCTGGTGGAGAAAGTGACCCGCAAGAATGGCGAACTGGTGATTCCGTATGAGAAATACGTGTTACCTAACGGCCTGACCGTGGTAGTGCATGAAGACCATTCAGACCCTATTGTACACGTAGACGTGACCTACCACGTAGGTTCTGCCCGTGAAGAGGTAGGCAAGTCTGGCTTTGCACACTTCTTTGAGCACATGATGTTCCAGGGTTCAGACAACGTAGCAGATGAGCAGCACTTTAAGATTGTGTCGCAGTCTGGGGGTACGTTGAACGGAACTACCAACCGCGATAGAACCAACTACTTTGAGACCGTTCCTTCTAACCAGTTGGAGACGGCCATGTGGTTAGAGGCAGACCGCATGGGCTTCTTGCTGGACGCTGTAACCCAGAAGAAATTTGAGGTACAGCGCGAGACCGTGAAGAACGAGCGTGGTCAGAACTATGATAACCGTCCGTACGGCCTGGTATATGAGAAAGCCAGCGCGGCCCTGTATCCATATGGCCACCCGTATTCCTGGACCACCATCGGGTACATTGAAGACCTGAACCGCGTCAACGTAAATGACTTGAAGAACTTCTTCCTGCGCTGGTATGGACCCAACAACGCTACCTTGACCGTAGGTGGTGACGTGACGCCAGCCCAAGTAGTAAAGTTGGCAGAAAAATACTTCGGCTCTATTCCTAAAGGACCAGAGGTGAAGAACATGAAACTAGCGGCCCCGGTATTAACCCAGGACCGTTACATTTCTTATGAGGACAACATCCGCTTCCCAATGTTGCAGATGACCTTCCCTACCGTGCCTAACTACCACCCAGACGAAGTTCCTTTGGACGTGTTGGCAGAAATCATTGGAGGCGGTAAAACCTCTATCTTGTACCAGAACCTGACCAAGGCGCAGAAAGCCGTACAAGCCAGCGCGGGCCATCCAGCGTCTGAACTGGCCGGTGAGTTCACCTTGACCGTGCTTCCGTTACCGGGCAACAGCCTGGCAGACATGGAAAAAGAGCTGCGCAACGCGTTAGTGGAGTTTGAGAAAAGAGGCGTAACGGATGAGGATTTAGAGCGCTTCAAGTCTTCTTATGAGGCAGGCATCATGAACAGCTTGTCTAGCGTGTCTGGCAAGACGTCTACCTTGGCGGCCAACCAGACCTTTACCGGCAACCCTAACTTCTTGACCAACCAGTTGAAAGCCCACCGTGCTGTGACCAAAGCAGACGTGATGCGCGTGTACAACCAATACCTGAAAGGTAAGAAAGCGGTGCTTTTGAGCGTGGTACCAAAGGGCAAGCCTGAAATGGTGGCCAAAGCCGACAACTTTAAAGTGGATCCGTCTGGCTACAAAGCTCCGGCAGACCAATACTCCGGCCTGAAGTACGTGAAAGCCAAAGACACCTTTGACCGTAGCAAGATTCCGGCGGCGGGTGCCAACCCAGTAATCACGGTTCCTCCGTTCTGGAAGCAGAACCTGACCAACGGCATTAAAGTGATTGGCGCTAAAAACGATGAGGTCCCTACTGTGACTTTGTTGTTCACCCTGCAAGGTGGCCACAAACTAGAAGCGCATGATCCCTCTAAAGCAGGTATTGCCTCTATGGTAGCTTCTTTGCTGAACGAGGATTCTGAGAAATTCACGGCAGAGGAAATCAGCAGCAAAATGGAGAAACTGGGCGCGTCTATCAACTTCGGGAGCGGAGCCGAGAGCATGACCGTTTCTGTGCAGACGCCTATGAAGAATTTGGATGCTACCTTGGCTCTGTTAGAAGAGCGCATGTTGCACCCACGCTTCTCACAAGATGACTTTGACCGCTTGAAAAAACAGCGCTTAGAGGCCATCAAAAATCAGAGCACGCAGCCTACGGTAATCGCCAACAACGTGTACAACAAAATGCTGTACGGCGAAGGCCACATCCAGGCCATTCCGGTGATTGGTACCATCCAAACAGTAGAGAGTATCTCTCTGGAGGACGTGAAGAAATTCTACCAGAACTACTTTTCTCCATCAGTAACCAACCTGGTAGTAGTAGGTGATGTAGACCAGAACCAAATCATGCCGAAGCTGGCGTTCTTGAACAAGTGGGCTCCTAAGGCTGTGGCTATGCCAGCTGACAAGACGCCAACCGGTGTTGACAAGACGAAGATCTTCATTGTAGACAAAGAGAAAGCCGCGCAGTCAGAAATCAGAATCGGGTACATGGCTATGCCATATGACGCTACTGGTGAGTACTACAAGGCTAGCTTGATGAACTACGTATTGGGTGGCGCATTCAACAGCCGCATCAACTTGAACCTGCGCGAAGACAAAGGCTACACCTACGGTGCTGGTTCTTACTTCTCAGGCACTGAGACCTCAGGTCCTTACACGGCCTACGCGGGCGTACGTTCTAACGTATCTGACAGCGCTGTGGTAGAGTTCATGAAAGAGATCAAGCGCTTCAGAGAAGAAGGCATCACGGATGAGGAATTAGCGTTCATGCGCAGCGCCATCGGTCAGTCTGATGCCCGCAAGTATGAGACCTCTTTCCAGAAGGCTTCTTTCTTAAACAACATGTTGCGTTACAATTTGGATGCTGACTACGTAGCCAAGCAAAACCAGATTCTGCAGACCATCACCAAGGAAGAAATCAACGCCCTGGCCAAGAAATACCTGCCTGTAGAAAAGATGAACATCATGCTGGTAGGCGACAAAGCTTCTATTAAACCAGGCCTGGAGAAATTAGGCTATGAGGTGGTAGAGTTAGACCCAGAAGGCGTTGTGGTGGCCAAAGCCGCTGCCGTAGCCCCTCCGGTTGAAGTAAAGAAAGAAGAACCTAAGAAAGGCCGAAAAGCCAAAGACACTGTAGGTAGAAGCTTCTAA